The DNA sequence CTCGAGGCCAGACTCATCGAGCTTAAGGCACAGAAGGACGAGCTGGAGAAGACCGAGATCGTGGAAATGGTCCGCAGTGTCTCAGCAACTCCGGAAGAGCTGGCCGCATTCATCAAGGCGTTTCGCGAAACAGGCGGAGCGCCCGATTATTTCAAAACACAGGAGGATAACGTCAATGAAAATGAGTAAGAAATG is a window from the Clostridiaceae bacterium HFYG-1003 genome containing:
- a CDS encoding DUF4315 family protein, encoding MNPKIQKLTEEIDKITHRIKSLEARLIELKAQKDELEKTEIVEMVRSVSATPEELAAFIKAFRETGGAPDYFKTQEDNVNENE